A stretch of DNA from Microlunatus capsulatus:
TGCGTGCCGCGCTGGCGGACGATGATCTCGCCGGCGTTGACCAGCTGGCCGCCGAAGCGCTTCACGCCGAGGCGCTGGGCGTTCGAGTCGCGACCGTTGCGGGTGGAGGATGCGCCCTTTTTATGTGCCATGTCTGCCTCAGCTCTCGATACCGGTGACGCGGACCTGGACGTAGTGCTGGCGGTGTCCCTGGCGCTTGCGGTAGCCGGTCTTGTTCTTGTACTTGAGGATGTGGATCTTCGGACCCTTGGACGCACCGAGCACCTCGGCGGTCACGGTGACCGAGCTCAGGGCCGAGGCCGTCGAGAGCACGGACTCGCCGTCGACGACCATCAGCGGCTGCAGGTTGAGGCTCTCGCCCACCGCGCTGTCGGTCTTGTCGATCTCGAGAACGTCGCCCACGCTGACCTTGTGCTGGCGGCCGCCACTACGCACGACTGCGTACACGCCTGACCTACTCTCTTCGATGTCTTCCGGAAGTCTATCGGCGGCGTGACCACGCCTCCGACCCCGAGGGCCGGATCCGATCACACCGGTGCGGCGTGCACGCGATCCAGCCGGCGCACACCGAGGGTCAAGATTACGCGGCGGCCCCGCGGGGGTCAAACGAGCCGTCCCGCGCCGGAGCGCGCTCCCCCACTACTGTGGCACCCGTGCTCCCCCGGATCGCCGCCACGGCCTACCTGACCCCGCTGCGGGAGGGCGGCTCGCTGCCGGCGCTGATGGAGGCCGACGACCTCGGCACCTACGTCGTCAAGTTCACCGGCGCGGGCCAGGGCCCCAAGGCGCTGGTCGCCGAGATCGTCGTCGGGGAGATCGCCCGCGCCCTCGACATCCCGGTCCCCGAGCTCGCGCTCGTCGACGTCGACCCCGAGATCGGCCGCCGCGAGCCCGACGAGGAGGTCCAGGAGCTGGTGACGCGCAGCGCCGGGCTGAACCTCGGCGTCGACTACCTGCCCGGCTCGGTCGGCTACGACACGACCTTCACCGTGGACGCGACGACCGCCGCCCGGATCGTCTGGCTCGACGCCTTCGTCGCCAACGTCGACCGCAGCCGCCGCAACACCAACCTGCTGATCTGGCACAAGGCGCTGTGGGCCATCGACCACGGCGCGTGCCTGCGCTTCCACCACGCCTGGGGCGACGTCGGGGCCTTCGCGGCGTCGGCCTACAACTACGCCGACCACGTGCTGGTGGGGGTCGGCGACCCGCGCGCCGTGCACGCCGAGCTGGCGGCCCGGGTCGACGCGGCCCTGCTGGCCGAGGTGCTCGCGCTGGTGCCCGACGCCTGGCTGCAGCCCGACCCGACCCGGCCGGACCCGCGGGCCCCCCACGACGCCCCGACCGCCCGCGAGGTCTACCGCGAGTACCTGCTGGCCCGGTTGGACGCGGCCGAGCGGTGGCTGCCGTGAGCCGGCACGCGTTCCAGTACGCCGTGCTGCGCGCCGTGCCCCGGATCGAGCGCGGGGAGTTCGTCAACGTCGGCGTCATCCTCTACTGCCAGGCCCTGGACTACCTGCACGCCGCCGTCGTCGTCGACGACGTCCGGCTGCGGGCGCTGGCCGAGGAGGTCGACCTGGACGCCGTCCGCACCTCGGCCGAGGCCGTCGTCGCCGCCTGCCGGGCCCCGGAGGGCACCGCGCGGGAGGGCACGGGGCTCGCGCACACCTTCGGCCGGCTGACGGCGCCGCGGAGCACCGTCGTCCAGCCCTCCCCCGTCCACGCCGGGGTCACCGACGACCCGGCGGGCACCCTGGGCCGGCTGCTCGGCACCCTCGTCGCCCCGCCGGCGCCCGCATGAGCACCGGCACCCCGGTGGGCCCGGTCGTCTGGCGGCTCGGCGGCCCGCCGCTGCTGCTCCGGCTGGCCCCACTGGTGGCCCTGGTCTGGATCGTCGGCGGCGGCCTGCGCGACCTGCTCGACCCCGCCCGCCCCCGCGGCGGCGCCGACCTCGCCCTCGCCGCCGGCTTCGTCCTGCTGCTGCTCGTGGCGGCGGCCGCGGTGGTGGTCACGGCCCGGACCCGGGTGGTCGTCGACGACGACGGGGTCGAGCTGCGCGAGATCGGCACCCGCCGGTTCGGCTGGTCCGAGATCACCGGCGTCCGCGTCGACGCCGCCACCCCGCCGCGCTGGCTCGCGCTGAAGCTGGCCGACGGCCGCCGCCGGGCGCTGCCGGCCCCCGGCGGCGCGCTCCGCCGCCGCACCGACACCACGGTCACCGACGCGGCCGACCTCATCCAGCGGCGCCTCGCCCGGCAGCGCCGGGGCTGAGCGGACCGGTCAGCCGTCCTCGGCCGGGACCTGCGCCGCGGCCAGCAGCTCGACGCGGTGGGCCAGCGTCGTCCGCAGCCGGCCGTGGCTGGTACCCAGCGCCACCTCGGCGGCGTCGATCCGGTGCCAGGCGGGCAGGTCCAGCGCGTGCAGGCCGCGGCCGGCCAGCAGCCGGTCGAGGTCCCCGGACCGCCCGCGGGGAGTCAGCCGGCCCGCGTCGACGTCGGCCAGCAGGGAGGCGACCGTCTCGACGGCGTCGGACTTGTTGGTGCCGATCACCCCGGTGGGGCCGCGCTTGATCCAGCCCGTCACGTACTCGTCCGGGGAGAACCCGCCGTCGCGGATGACGCGGCCCTCGGCGTGCGGGACGCGGCCCGTGCCCGCGTCGTAGGGCACCCCCGGCAGCGCGACGCCCCGGTAGCCCACGGAGCGCACGACGAGGTCGGCGTCGACGGTGCTGAGCTCGCCGGTGCCCTCGACGTAGCCCTCGGTGCCGATCACCGTGCGCTCCAGCTCGATGCCCGTGACGTGGTCCTCCCCCAGCACGCGGACCGGCCGGGTCCAGAAGTGCAGGTGGATCCGCCGGGACGCCCCGGTGAGCGGTCGCTGCGCCCACTCCCGCAGCACCGCCACGTTGCGCGCGGCCACCTTGTCCTGGGCGACGACGGCCAGGCTCGAGGCGTCGAACTCGAGGTCCTCGGCGCTGACGACGAGGTCGAGGTCCGGCAGCTGGCCGAGCTCGCGCAGCTCCTTGGTGGTGAACGCGGTGTAGGCCGGCCCGCGGCGGCCGAGGACGTGGACGGTGTCGACCTGCTTGCCCGCGAGCGAGGCCAGCACCTCGTCGGCCATGTCGGTGTCGGCCAGCTCGTCGGAGGTCTTGACCAGCACGCGGGCCACGTCCAGCGCGACGTTGCCGACCCCGACGACGACCGCCGTCCGCGACTCGCGCACCAGCCGGGCGATCTGGGCCCCGGCGTCGGCCCCGGGGACGCCCAGGGGGTCGGCCTCGGTGTGCGCGTCGGGGTGGACGTCGGGGTGCCCGCAGTACCAGTTGACGAACTCGGGGGCGCCGAGGCTGCCGCGCAGGTCCTCCCCGGGGATGCCGAGCCGGCGGTCCGAGCCCGCGCCGTAGGCGTAGAGGACGACGTCGACGGCTCCGCGCAGCTCCTCGACGGTGAGGTCGCGGCCGATGGTGACGTCGCCGTAGAAGGCGACGTCGGCCCGCTCGAGCGTCCGCTCCAGCGTGTTCCGGATCGAGCGGATGCTGTGGTGGTCGGGGGCGACGCCGTAACGGACCAGGCCGAACGGGACGGGCAGCCGGTCGATGACCGCGACCTCGACGGGCACCGCGGACTGCGCGGTGAGCGCCTCCGCGGCGTAGATCCCGGACGGCCCCGCGCCGATCACGGCGACGACGAGCGGGGTCGGGTCCGGGGCGTCCTCGCTCATGGCGGCCAGTATGGCCGGTGCCCCTGGACGCGCAGGACGCCGCACCCGGCCGGGTGCGGCGTCCTGCGTCCGTGCGGAGCCCGCGGGCTAGCTGGACGGAGCCGGCTCGCCCTGCGGGTCGGCGGCCGGGGCCGCCTGCGGGTCGGCCACGGTGGGCACGTCCTGGTGCTCGGCCGGCGCGGGCTGCTCGGCGGGAGCCGCCTGCTCGGAAGGGGCCGTCGGCTCGGCCGGGGCCGTGGTCGACGACGTGCTCGGCGCGCCCTGCTCGCGGACGGCGCGGCGACGGGTGCCCCCGCGACGGGCCCGCGGGCGCTCCTCGGGCTCGGGCGTCGGCTCGGGAGCCGTCGGCTCCGTCGCGCTCGGCTCGGGTGTCGTGGGCTCAGGAGTCGTCGGGTCCGGCGTCGTCGTGGGCTCAGCCGTCACGTCGGTCGACGGGGTGTCGACCGCGAGCGCCGGCTGCTCCTCGACCGCGGCCGGCTCGGCCACGGGCTCGGGAGCAGGGTTCGACGGCGCGCTGGGCCGCGGCTGCCGGTCGCCCCGGCCACCGCTGTCCCGGCCACCGTTGTCCCGGCCGCCGTTCTCGCCGCGGCCGCCGTGCTCACCGCGACCACCCCGGCCACCGCCGCCGCTGTCGCCCCGGCCACCGCCGTTGCCACCGCTGTCGCCCCGGCCACCGCCGTTGCCGCCACCGCCGTTGTCGCCCTGGTTGCCGCCGCCGCGACGACCGCTCCCGCGACCGGAGTCGCGGGTGCCGCCGTCGGCCTGGCGCTGGGAGTCGACCGGCAGGTCGTGGATCTCGACGCCGCGGCCGTGGCAGTGCGGGCACTCGGTGGTGAAGGCCTCGGCGAGGCCGGTGCCGATCTTCTTGCGCGTCATCTGCACCAGGCCGAGGCTGGTGACCTCGGCGACCTGGTGCCGGGTCCGGTCGCGACCCAGGCACTCGACCAGCCGGCGGAGCAGCAGCTCGCGGTTGGCGGGCAGCACCATGTCGATGAAGTCGATGACGATGATGCCGCCGATGTCGCGCAGCCGGAGCTGGCGGACGATCTCCTCCGCCGCCTCCAGGTTGTTGCTGGTGACGGTGGCCTCGAGGTTGCCGCCGCTGCCGGTGAACTTCCCCGTGTTGACGTCGATGACCGTCATCGCCTCGGTGCGGTCGATGACCAGCGAGCCGCCCGAGGGCAGGAACACCTTGCGCTCCAGGCCCTTGGCGATCTGCTCGTCCAGCCGGAACTCCGCGAACAGGTCGCCCTGGGTCTCGGGGTCCCAGCTGCGGATTCGGTCCCCGAGGTGCGGGGCCACGTGGGTCACGTAGGACTCGACGGCCACGGAGGCGTCGTTCGGCCCGCCGTTGCCCTGGATGATCAGCTCGGAGAAGTCCTCGGTGAAGAGGTCGCGGACGATCCGGACGGTGAGGTCCGGCTCGCCGTAGAGCAGCTGCGGGGACTGGCCCGAGCTGACCTTCTTCTCGATGTCGGCCCACTGCGCCTTGAGCCGGTTGACGTCGCGGACCAGCTCCTCCTCGCTCGCCCCCTCGGCGGCCGTGCGCACGATGACGCTGGCCTCGCCGATGAGGTCGGCCAGGATCTCCTTGAGCCGGCGGCGCTCGGTGTCCGGCAGCTTGCGGGAGATGCCCGAGAGGTGCCCGCTGGGCGCGTAGACGATGTAGCGGCCCGGGATCGAGACGTGGTTGGTGAGCCGGGCGCCCTTGGCCCCGACGGGGTCCTTGGTGACCTGCACCAGGATCGTCTGGCCGGACTTGAGCACGCGCTCGACCTTGCGGCCCTGGCCCTCGGCACCGAAGGAGTCCCAGTCGACCTCGCCGGCGTAGAGCACGGCGTTGCGGCCCCGGCCGATGTCGATGAAGGCGGCCTCCATCGACGGCAGCACGTTCTGCACGCGGCCGAGGTAGACGTTGCCGATCAGCGACGCCGCGGAGTCCCGGTCGACGTAGTGCTCGACGAGGATGTCGTCCTCGATCACGGCGATCTGGGAGAGGTCCTCGGCCTGCCGCACGATCATCTTGCGGCTGACCGACTCCCGGCGGGCCAGGAACTCGGCCTCGGAGAGGATCGGCGCGCGACGACGACCGGCCTCGCGGCCGTCCCGGCGGCGCTGCCGCTTGGCCTCCATCCGGGTGGAGCCCTCGATGCCGGTGACCTCGGAGCTGGCCGAGCGGGTGTTCTTGCGCGGCTCGCGGACGCGGACGACGACCTCGCCCGGGTCGTCGGCGGAGCTGCCGGCGTCCTCTCCGCGACGGCGACGACGACGACGGCGGCGGCGCGAGCCGTCACCCTCCTCGCCGGACTCGCTGCCGTCCTCGTCCTCGGCGTCGGCCGAGCCCTCGGGCTCGCCCTCGGCGGCCGGGGTGCTGTCCTCACCGGCGTCGGCGGGCGCGGCGGGAGCAGGGGTCGACGCCTCGGCCTCGTCCTCGCCCTCGGCGTCGGTGCTGTCGGCGCTGTCGTCGTCACCACCGGTGCGGCGACGGCGGCGGCCACCGCGGCGACGGCGGCGGCGGCGGGAGCCGTCCCCGTCCCGGCTCTCGTTCTCGTCGTCGTCCTCGTCGTCGGCGTCGGGCTCGCCCTCGGTGCCGTCCACCGGCTCGGCGTCGGCGGGCTGGACCTGCTGGTCCGGGTCGGCCGGGGCCGTCTCGTCGGCCTGCACCTGGGTGCCGGCGGCGGTGTCCTCGAACACGTCGAGCGGGGACTCGTCCAGGGGGGCGAGGTCGGGGACCGGGGTCTCCTCCAGCGCCTCCTCCAGCTCGTCGGCCGGCTGGCCGTCGCGGGCGATGGCGTCGGCCAGCTGCTGAAGGGCCGCGGGCACCTCGGCCGCGGCCTCCTCGCCGGCCCAGGCGCCCGTGCGGGGCTCCGCGGCGGGCTCGGGCAGCAGCGACGCGACGCTCGGCTCGTCGGCGGGGCTCTCCGCGACCGGCGCGGCCGGCTCGTCGACGGCGGGCACCTCGGCGGCCGGCACCTCGGCGGCGACGCTCACCTCGGGGACGACGCTGGCCTCGGCCAGCAGGTCGTCCGCGGACGCCTCGGCGGCCGGGGCGGCGACCTTCTTGGCCGCGCGCTTGCGGGGCGCGCGCTTGGCCGGGGCGACCGGCGCCTCGGGCGTGGACTCGGGGGTGCCGTCGGCCGGCGCCGCAGCGGCGGGCTCCTCGACGGCGGGGGCGGCGGCCTTCTTGGCCGGCCGCTTGGCGGCGGCCTTGCGCGCGGTCTTCTTGGCCGGCAGCGGCGCGTCGTCGGGGGGCGTGCCGCCGAGCGGCTCGGCGGCGGGCGCGGCCTCGACGGCGGGGGCCGGGTCCGGCGTCGTCGCCGCGACCTCGGCCGGCGCGGCGACCTCGGCCGGCGCGGCGACCTCGGCCGGCGCGGCGACCTCCTCGGTCACGACGGGCGGGGCGGCGGGGTCGCCGGCCGGCGGACCGGCGGGACGGCTCGCGGCACGTCGCCGGCGGCGGGGGGCCGCGGCGGCGGGCTGGTCGGTGGTGCTGGTGCCCTCGGCGGGCTGGTTCGTGTCGGGCTCGTGGTCGAGCACTCGGACTCCTCTGGTGCGCGGGGGACGCGCAGTTCTCGTTCGCCGCTCCGGCCCTGGGGCCGGGCGGCGGAAGCTGACGGGGACCGACGTGGTGAGCCGGGACTCCCGCGGTCAGGCACGGCCGTCGTCACACGCTCGGACCGGCTTGTCGCGGTGGAGACCTGAGTTCCTCACCAGCGTGGCGGGCTGTCACCCCACCACGGACGCGTCGAGGCCGGGACCCTCGCCTGGGACGGCTCGGAGCACCCGGTCGAGACCGAGTATCCCACACTCCTCCGCACGGACCCGCGAGGCGAGACCGCCGGTGCGCCCCTCAGGGCTCGACGACGGCGCCCGTGCCGCGGTCCAGGACGCCCTGGGTGAGGCGAGTGAGGACGGGCGGGTCGGCCGGCGCGGCCTCCGGCGCCAGGGCGACGAGGGCGGCCAGCACGTCGTCGGGCCGGACGGCGGGGGTGGTGTGCTCGAGGGTGACGAGCAGCCGTCGGCTGCCCGGCGGCGGCGGACCGACGGGCTCCTCCCCGGTCGCCGGGACGAGGGCGACGACGGCCACCCGGGCGTCGAACTGCCGCATCCCGTTCTTGGTCATCCGCTCGACCCGGACCTCCTGCTGCTCGAGGAACAGCGCCACCGCGCCGTCGAGCACCGCGTCGGGAACCCCGGCCAGGTCGAGGGCCCAGACCGAGCCCGTCAGCAGGTCCGCGAGGGCCCCCGGCGTCGAGGGGACCACCTCGACCACGTCGAGACCGGGCGGCAGGGCGGCGTCGAGCGCGTCCCGGACCCGGGCGGGGTCGCAGGTGGCCGAGAGGCCGATCTCGAGGTACTCCGCCTCGCTGGCGGCGCCGGTCGGCGAGGCGTTGGCGTAGGCGATCCGCGGGTGGGGCGAGAAGCCCGAGGAGTAGGCCATCGGGACGCCGGCGCGGCGCAGGGCGCGCTCGAAGGCCCGGCCGAAGTCGCGGTGGCTGGTGAAGCGCGCCCGGCCGCGCTTGGCGTAGCGGACCCGCAGCTTCTGCACCGGCGGGGCCTGCTGCTCCGGCTGGGTCCGAGTGGCCATGGCC
This window harbors:
- the rplU gene encoding 50S ribosomal protein L21 produces the protein MYAVVRSGGRQHKVSVGDVLEIDKTDSAVGESLNLQPLMVVDGESVLSTASALSSVTVTAEVLGASKGPKIHILKYKNKTGYRKRQGHRQHYVQVRVTGIES
- a CDS encoding HipA family kinase, translating into MLPRIAATAYLTPLREGGSLPALMEADDLGTYVVKFTGAGQGPKALVAEIVVGEIARALDIPVPELALVDVDPEIGRREPDEEVQELVTRSAGLNLGVDYLPGSVGYDTTFTVDATTAARIVWLDAFVANVDRSRRNTNLLIWHKALWAIDHGACLRFHHAWGDVGAFAASAYNYADHVLVGVGDPRAVHAELAARVDAALLAEVLALVPDAWLQPDPTRPDPRAPHDAPTAREVYREYLLARLDAAERWLP
- a CDS encoding DUF3037 domain-containing protein translates to MSRHAFQYAVLRAVPRIERGEFVNVGVILYCQALDYLHAAVVVDDVRLRALAEEVDLDAVRTSAEAVVAACRAPEGTAREGTGLAHTFGRLTAPRSTVVQPSPVHAGVTDDPAGTLGRLLGTLVAPPAPA
- a CDS encoding PH domain-containing protein; the encoded protein is MSTGTPVGPVVWRLGGPPLLLRLAPLVALVWIVGGGLRDLLDPARPRGGADLALAAGFVLLLLVAAAAVVVTARTRVVVDDDGVELREIGTRRFGWSEITGVRVDAATPPRWLALKLADGRRRALPAPGGALRRRTDTTVTDAADLIQRRLARQRRG
- a CDS encoding FAD-dependent oxidoreductase, translated to MSEDAPDPTPLVVAVIGAGPSGIYAAEALTAQSAVPVEVAVIDRLPVPFGLVRYGVAPDHHSIRSIRNTLERTLERADVAFYGDVTIGRDLTVEELRGAVDVVLYAYGAGSDRRLGIPGEDLRGSLGAPEFVNWYCGHPDVHPDAHTEADPLGVPGADAGAQIARLVRESRTAVVVGVGNVALDVARVLVKTSDELADTDMADEVLASLAGKQVDTVHVLGRRGPAYTAFTTKELRELGQLPDLDLVVSAEDLEFDASSLAVVAQDKVAARNVAVLREWAQRPLTGASRRIHLHFWTRPVRVLGEDHVTGIELERTVIGTEGYVEGTGELSTVDADLVVRSVGYRGVALPGVPYDAGTGRVPHAEGRVIRDGGFSPDEYVTGWIKRGPTGVIGTNKSDAVETVASLLADVDAGRLTPRGRSGDLDRLLAGRGLHALDLPAWHRIDAAEVALGTSHGRLRTTLAHRVELLAAAQVPAEDG
- a CDS encoding Rne/Rng family ribonuclease; translation: MLDHEPDTNQPAEGTSTTDQPAAAAPRRRRRAASRPAGPPAGDPAAPPVVTEEVAAPAEVAAPAEVAAPAEVAATTPDPAPAVEAAPAAEPLGGTPPDDAPLPAKKTARKAAAKRPAKKAAAPAVEEPAAAAPADGTPESTPEAPVAPAKRAPRKRAAKKVAAPAAEASADDLLAEASVVPEVSVAAEVPAAEVPAVDEPAAPVAESPADEPSVASLLPEPAAEPRTGAWAGEEAAAEVPAALQQLADAIARDGQPADELEEALEETPVPDLAPLDESPLDVFEDTAAGTQVQADETAPADPDQQVQPADAEPVDGTEGEPDADDEDDDENESRDGDGSRRRRRRRGGRRRRRTGGDDDSADSTDAEGEDEAEASTPAPAAPADAGEDSTPAAEGEPEGSADAEDEDGSESGEEGDGSRRRRRRRRRRGEDAGSSADDPGEVVVRVREPRKNTRSASSEVTGIEGSTRMEAKRQRRRDGREAGRRRAPILSEAEFLARRESVSRKMIVRQAEDLSQIAVIEDDILVEHYVDRDSAASLIGNVYLGRVQNVLPSMEAAFIDIGRGRNAVLYAGEVDWDSFGAEGQGRKVERVLKSGQTILVQVTKDPVGAKGARLTNHVSIPGRYIVYAPSGHLSGISRKLPDTERRRLKEILADLIGEASVIVRTAAEGASEEELVRDVNRLKAQWADIEKKVSSGQSPQLLYGEPDLTVRIVRDLFTEDFSELIIQGNGGPNDASVAVESYVTHVAPHLGDRIRSWDPETQGDLFAEFRLDEQIAKGLERKVFLPSGGSLVIDRTEAMTVIDVNTGKFTGSGGNLEATVTSNNLEAAEEIVRQLRLRDIGGIIVIDFIDMVLPANRELLLRRLVECLGRDRTRHQVAEVTSLGLVQMTRKKIGTGLAEAFTTECPHCHGRGVEIHDLPVDSQRQADGGTRDSGRGSGRRGGGNQGDNGGGGNGGGRGDSGGNGGGRGDSGGGGRGGRGEHGGRGENGGRDNGGRDSGGRGDRQPRPSAPSNPAPEPVAEPAAVEEQPALAVDTPSTDVTAEPTTTPDPTTPEPTTPEPSATEPTAPEPTPEPEERPRARRGGTRRRAVREQGAPSTSSTTAPAEPTAPSEQAAPAEQPAPAEHQDVPTVADPQAAPAADPQGEPAPSS
- a CDS encoding TIGR03936 family radical SAM-associated protein; protein product: MATRTQPEQQAPPVQKLRVRYAKRGRARFTSHRDFGRAFERALRRAGVPMAYSSGFSPHPRIAYANASPTGAASEAEYLEIGLSATCDPARVRDALDAALPPGLDVVEVVPSTPGALADLLTGSVWALDLAGVPDAVLDGAVALFLEQQEVRVERMTKNGMRQFDARVAVVALVPATGEEPVGPPPPGSRRLLVTLEHTTPAVRPDDVLAALVALAPEAAPADPPVLTRLTQGVLDRGTGAVVEP